A single window of Fischerella sp. PCC 9605 DNA harbors:
- a CDS encoding HEAT repeat domain-containing protein: MPNQMTNRTIYQPPVDKLLTFGNCHTITSKYDYIAELSLGTEHIPDLIRMAVDQELNGADSASLEVWAPIHAWRALGQLQAEAAIEPLMHLFHQLEDSDWVNEEMPKVYGMIGAVAIPKLQTYLADESHGVFPRITAINSLEEICKQHPNTRQKCIDVLTQQLKIFDKNPKELNGFIVASLLELQAVESAAVIKSAFVAQSVPEEIAGTWDDVCESLGVTSDEIPLFTDVSSDTVPQAENIDLNDKQQFEEVIIDDIQKIENIATEEVLQTENFCSDNEQKLEDEIADDVQHIEDVVADKVQQPFDVVINDVAKFVNISSNDVQLIEDVTSDVKPEILQNVESTTTNDQPQSGSKNSVDEQEIAAATLKVETSQLKSEASPLSVENVEKTMSLQALPSKGFGRVATSQSKSKNSKKKKR; encoded by the coding sequence ATGCCCAATCAAATGACGAATCGCACCATTTATCAACCACCTGTAGATAAACTGCTGACCTTCGGTAATTGTCATACAATTACAAGCAAGTATGACTATATCGCAGAATTAAGTCTGGGTACAGAACACATCCCTGATTTAATCAGGATGGCAGTAGATCAAGAGTTGAATGGGGCAGATTCTGCAAGTTTGGAGGTTTGGGCCCCTATCCATGCATGGCGTGCATTGGGGCAATTGCAGGCAGAAGCAGCAATAGAACCATTGATGCATCTATTTCATCAACTGGAAGATAGCGACTGGGTAAACGAAGAGATGCCAAAAGTTTACGGCATGATTGGTGCAGTTGCTATCCCTAAATTACAAACGTATTTAGCTGATGAATCGCACGGAGTTTTTCCGCGTATTACCGCTATCAACAGCTTAGAAGAAATTTGTAAACAGCATCCCAATACACGTCAAAAATGTATTGATGTACTGACTCAACAACTGAAAATTTTTGATAAAAACCCTAAAGAACTCAATGGTTTTATTGTTGCTTCATTGCTTGAGTTACAAGCAGTAGAATCAGCAGCAGTAATTAAAAGTGCTTTTGTCGCGCAAAGTGTGCCTGAAGAGATAGCAGGTACTTGGGATGATGTATGTGAAAGTTTGGGTGTCACTTCCGATGAGATACCACTGTTTACCGATGTGAGTTCGGATACAGTACCCCAAGCTGAGAATATTGATTTAAATGATAAACAACAGTTTGAAGAAGTAATTATTGATGATATTCAGAAAATAGAAAATATAGCCACAGAAGAAGTTTTGCAGACAGAGAATTTTTGTTCTGACAATGAACAAAAGCTTGAAGATGAAATTGCTGATGATGTTCAGCACATAGAGGATGTAGTTGCAGATAAAGTTCAGCAACCTTTTGATGTGGTTATTAATGATGTCGCAAAATTTGTGAATATATCCTCAAATGATGTACAACTAATTGAAGATGTTACCTCTGATGTAAAGCCAGAAATTCTGCAAAATGTTGAATCTACCACTACAAATGATCAACCACAATCTGGAAGTAAAAATTCTGTTGATGAGCAAGAAATTGCAGCTGCCACTTTAAAAGTAGAGACGAGCCAATTAAAATCAGAAGCATCACCTTTATCTGTTGAAAATGTAGAAAAGACAATGTCTCTTCAAGCATTACCAAGTAAAGGTTTTGGTCGTGTTGCTACTTCACAAAGTAAATCAAAAAATTCTAAAAAGAAGAAGCGGTGA
- a CDS encoding sodium/glutamate symporter: protein MVTLRQEYYRNANLCVYATAHYQKSPKTAMFKLIDVFWAYTFIAILILVGRLIRQRLRLLRSLYIPSSVVAGIVALLLGPAAFGAIVKALNPESPLVNGLFSETVRTVWSQSPSIFINIVFATIFLGQSIPGLREFWRQASPQAAFGQTLAWGQYVVGLILGITVLTPVFGLPPIAACLIEVAFEGGHGTAAGMAPTFIELGFAAGPDLSLALATVGLVSGVITGTWLIHWGRRTGRVQVSREPLVELGMQEENLSDEPHAIKVARENLFRELLIDPLSLNFGFVGLAIAFGWLILEALRLIELMTWGRGDGLKLIPYVPLFPIALIGGIIVQYLLVRTGRSYLISRPLIERIGGLALDVTIVTALATISLSVLGENFAPFMILSVAGITWNVCAFLFLGPRLLPFYWFERGIGDMGQSMGVTSTGLLLLRMVDPDNRSGAFESFAYKQLLFEPIVGGGLFTAAAPPLIAKFGSLPILLLTSLILAFWLIFGFYNSRQLRKHDLTVQ from the coding sequence ATGGTAACATTACGCCAAGAATATTATAGAAACGCTAATCTTTGCGTTTATGCAACTGCCCATTACCAAAAATCGCCAAAAACTGCCATGTTCAAACTCATAGATGTATTTTGGGCTTATACTTTTATTGCTATATTAATCCTCGTTGGGCGGTTGATTAGGCAACGCCTCCGGTTACTGCGATCGCTATACATACCTAGTTCGGTTGTCGCTGGTATAGTTGCTTTGCTACTGGGGCCAGCTGCTTTCGGTGCGATCGTCAAAGCACTAAATCCAGAATCTCCACTTGTCAACGGTTTATTTTCTGAAACTGTGCGGACGGTTTGGTCACAGTCTCCTAGCATTTTTATTAATATCGTCTTCGCGACTATATTTCTTGGACAGTCTATTCCGGGATTGCGAGAATTTTGGCGTCAAGCTTCACCCCAAGCGGCTTTTGGTCAAACTCTCGCTTGGGGACAATACGTAGTAGGGTTGATACTAGGAATTACCGTGTTAACACCAGTTTTTGGCTTGCCTCCCATTGCAGCATGTTTAATTGAAGTTGCCTTTGAAGGCGGACACGGAACCGCAGCAGGGATGGCGCCAACTTTTATAGAATTGGGCTTTGCGGCTGGGCCAGATTTATCTCTAGCTTTGGCGACGGTGGGGCTTGTCTCTGGGGTGATTACAGGTACATGGTTAATACACTGGGGACGCCGCACAGGGCGTGTGCAAGTCAGCCGCGAACCGCTAGTAGAGTTGGGAATGCAAGAGGAAAATCTCTCAGATGAACCCCATGCGATTAAAGTTGCGAGAGAAAATTTATTCCGCGAACTACTTATAGACCCATTGTCACTCAACTTTGGTTTTGTGGGATTGGCGATCGCTTTCGGTTGGCTAATCTTGGAAGCATTGCGTTTAATAGAGTTGATGACTTGGGGTAGAGGAGACGGACTAAAGCTAATACCCTACGTACCCCTATTCCCGATCGCACTCATCGGCGGGATAATTGTGCAGTATTTGCTAGTACGTACTGGTCGTAGCTACTTGATTAGCCGTCCCCTGATCGAACGCATTGGCGGATTGGCGTTAGATGTCACAATTGTCACAGCACTAGCAACGATTTCTCTATCTGTGTTGGGTGAAAATTTCGCTCCTTTCATGATTTTGTCTGTTGCTGGCATCACTTGGAATGTGTGTGCCTTTCTTTTTCTGGGCCCCCGTCTGCTACCTTTCTACTGGTTTGAACGCGGAATTGGTGACATGGGACAATCGATGGGAGTGACTTCTACTGGGTTATTGCTATTGCGGATGGTTGATCCGGATAATCGTTCCGGCGCTTTTGAGAGTTTTGCTTATAAACAATTGCTTTTTGAACCTATTGTTGGTGGAGGACTATTTACCGCTGCTGCACCGCCTTTAATTGCTAAATTTGGTTCGCTGCCGATTTTGCTGCTGACATCATTAATTTTGGCATTTTGGCTGATCTTTGGTTTTTATAACAGCAGACAACTGCGGAAGCATGATTTAACAGTCCAGTAA
- a CDS encoding recombinase family protein, protein MSTSELVTLQHLNRKAIIYIRQSTPHQLISNQESLRLQYALRQRAIELGWSDNNIEVIDTDLGITAASAEQRPGFKELLAQVTLGLVGIILSYDVTRLSRNCSDWYPLLDLCGYRGCLIADRDGVYDPSSANGRLLLGLKGQISEVELHTIRSRLSAGILSKARRGELALTLPVGLVRDELGVVQKDPNREVINRINLVFEIFGQRKSASKVLQTFNSEGLLLPRRNRFGDIFWRKPSVASIISILKNPAYAGAFVYGRTRTLKRGLVSNQPQQKQLPMAEWKIRVNDVYPAYISWQTYERNQAQLMDNYAEYDRNKTRGIPRPGAALLHGIVYCGECGHKMVVQYKGATRYICNSLRQQYRVPVCQYIPADAIDEYVVNAFLEALSVVELDAYHKAVKTQQQSQETVERAHSQQIQRLQYQVALAERQFNRVDPDNRLVAAELEQRWENALRELKLAQENYAQRQQPQTVDHLPKELKTAFINIGQRLPELWHSGTLTQVQKKISATLPH, encoded by the coding sequence ATGAGTACCTCAGAGCTAGTAACACTCCAACACCTGAACCGCAAAGCGATAATCTACATTCGTCAGTCTACCCCACATCAATTAATCAGCAATCAGGAGAGTTTGCGTCTGCAATACGCTCTGCGTCAGCGAGCTATAGAACTGGGCTGGTCGGATAATAACATTGAGGTAATTGACACTGATCTAGGTATTACCGCCGCCAGCGCAGAACAGCGACCAGGCTTTAAAGAACTGTTAGCCCAGGTAACTTTAGGATTAGTAGGGATTATCCTCTCTTATGATGTTACTCGCCTGTCACGTAATTGCTCAGATTGGTATCCCTTGCTGGACTTGTGTGGTTACAGAGGTTGTTTGATTGCTGACAGAGATGGGGTTTATGATCCAAGTAGTGCCAATGGTCGATTATTGTTGGGACTCAAAGGACAAATTTCCGAAGTAGAGTTGCATACGATTCGTTCCCGCTTAAGTGCTGGGATTCTTAGCAAAGCCAGGCGTGGTGAACTGGCACTCACCTTACCTGTGGGTTTGGTTCGTGATGAACTGGGAGTGGTGCAGAAAGACCCAAATCGTGAGGTGATTAACCGAATTAACTTAGTGTTTGAGATTTTTGGGCAACGTAAGTCAGCTTCCAAAGTGTTGCAGACGTTCAACAGTGAAGGGCTGTTGCTTCCACGGAGAAATCGCTTTGGTGATATTTTCTGGCGCAAGCCTAGCGTGGCAAGTATCATCTCAATTCTGAAAAATCCTGCCTACGCTGGTGCATTTGTATATGGACGTACACGTACTCTCAAACGTGGTTTGGTTTCAAATCAGCCACAACAAAAGCAATTGCCAATGGCCGAATGGAAAATCCGAGTCAATGACGTATATCCAGCTTACATCAGTTGGCAAACCTACGAGCGTAATCAGGCACAGCTTATGGATAATTATGCTGAGTATGACCGCAATAAAACTCGTGGTATCCCTCGCCCTGGTGCAGCATTACTGCATGGGATAGTTTACTGTGGTGAATGTGGTCACAAGATGGTTGTCCAGTACAAAGGCGCAACCCGCTATATTTGTAACTCCTTACGGCAGCAGTATCGTGTGCCTGTTTGTCAGTATATTCCTGCTGATGCAATTGATGAGTACGTAGTCAATGCCTTTTTAGAAGCTTTGTCAGTTGTAGAGCTAGATGCTTATCACAAAGCTGTCAAAACCCAACAGCAGTCTCAAGAGACAGTGGAACGAGCGCACTCTCAACAAATACAACGTTTACAGTATCAAGTAGCACTAGCAGAAAGACAGTTTAACCGGGTTGACCCGGATAACCGATTGGTAGCGGCCGAACTAGAACAGCGTTGGGAAAACGCTTTACGCGAACTAAAACTTGCCCAAGAAAACTATGCTCAACGTCAGCAGCCTCAAACAGTAGATCACCTACCAAAAGAACTCAAAACTGCTTTTATTAACATTGGACAAAGGCTCCCTGAACTTTGGCACAGTGGCACCTTGACACAAGTGCAAAAAAAAATCTCTGCTACGCTGCCTCATTGA
- a CDS encoding DUF952 domain-containing protein, translating to MNTILHITRGEKWKQAQLAGMYRADSLDSEGFIHCSTPKQIIKVANNFFANQKGLVLLFIDSDQVKAEIRYEAAEVDELFPHIYGALNIDAVFKFVDFNPGKDGFFQMCPELQKISE from the coding sequence ATGAATACCATTCTTCACATAACGCGAGGGGAGAAATGGAAACAAGCGCAACTAGCAGGTATGTATAGGGCTGATAGTCTCGATTCTGAAGGCTTCATTCACTGTTCTACACCCAAGCAAATAATTAAAGTTGCTAATAATTTTTTTGCCAATCAAAAAGGATTGGTACTTCTATTTATTGATTCCGATCAAGTTAAAGCGGAAATTCGTTATGAAGCGGCTGAGGTAGACGAACTATTTCCTCATATTTATGGTGCTTTGAATATTGATGCTGTTTTCAAATTTGTTGATTTTAATCCAGGAAAAGATGGATTTTTTCAAATGTGCCCAGAGTTACAAAAAATATCTGAGTAG
- a CDS encoding AtzE family amidohydrolase, whose translation MNLDSADAVSIATAVRQGKISAVEVTKAALQRIAARDRELNCFTAVTAETALADADRIDREIAQGKNPGLLAGVPFAVKNLFDIAGITTLVGAKINAENPLANQDATAVARLKQAGGILVGALNMDEYAYGFVTENFHYGATHNPHDLKRVAGGSSGGSAAAVAAGLVPLTLGSDTNGSIRVPAALCGVFGFKPTYGRLSRAGVALFSSSFDHIGPFARSVRDIATAFDVLQTEDERDPVCTKRPPVETRHGASLQNIDGIRIAIADDYFRKGANVEALEAVQKVADALNVAEYVTIPEAHRARAAAFVITACEGANLHLEKLRQRPQDFDPATRDRFLAGALIPSSWYIQAQRFRRWFQDRVREIFQKVDVIIAPTTPISAPLIGQQTMILDGEEILVRPHLGLFTQPLSFIGLPVLSVPIQRSNALPLGVQLVAAPYHEELILRVAAVLEARGVISAPVV comes from the coding sequence ATGAATCTAGATTCAGCAGATGCTGTATCTATCGCCACAGCAGTGCGCCAAGGTAAAATTAGCGCGGTAGAAGTTACAAAAGCTGCCTTACAAAGAATTGCAGCCCGAGATCGCGAACTCAACTGTTTTACCGCAGTGACAGCTGAAACTGCTTTAGCAGATGCAGACAGAATTGACAGAGAAATTGCCCAAGGTAAAAATCCGGGGTTACTTGCTGGTGTACCTTTCGCCGTTAAAAATCTTTTCGATATTGCTGGAATCACGACGCTTGTAGGTGCAAAAATCAATGCTGAAAACCCACTAGCAAATCAAGATGCAACGGCGGTAGCACGATTGAAACAAGCAGGTGGGATACTTGTAGGCGCATTAAATATGGATGAGTACGCCTATGGGTTTGTGACGGAAAACTTCCATTATGGTGCTACTCATAACCCCCACGATCTCAAACGGGTAGCTGGTGGTTCGTCGGGTGGTTCGGCGGCGGCGGTGGCTGCTGGGTTGGTTCCGCTGACACTGGGTTCTGATACTAATGGTTCAATTCGTGTACCCGCTGCTTTGTGTGGCGTTTTTGGTTTCAAACCAACTTATGGAAGGTTATCTCGTGCTGGCGTAGCTTTATTTTCCAGCAGTTTTGACCACATCGGCCCCTTTGCCCGTTCAGTACGGGATATTGCCACAGCTTTTGATGTGCTGCAAACAGAAGATGAACGCGATCCGGTTTGTACAAAACGTCCACCTGTAGAGACGCGCCATGGCGCGTCTCTACAAAATATAGATGGTATCAGAATTGCGATCGCCGATGATTATTTCCGTAAAGGAGCAAATGTTGAAGCTTTGGAAGCAGTGCAAAAAGTAGCAGATGCTTTGAACGTCGCTGAGTATGTAACTATACCTGAAGCACATCGCGCCCGTGCCGCAGCGTTTGTAATTACAGCTTGTGAGGGGGCAAATCTGCATTTGGAGAAGTTGCGTCAACGTCCGCAAGACTTCGATCCAGCGACGCGCGATCGCTTTCTTGCGGGTGCGTTAATTCCTAGTAGTTGGTACATCCAAGCGCAGCGATTTAGGAGATGGTTTCAAGATAGAGTTCGCGAAATCTTTCAGAAGGTAGATGTAATTATTGCCCCAACTACACCAATTTCTGCACCATTAATTGGACAACAAACCATGATTTTAGACGGTGAAGAAATTCTCGTCCGTCCTCATTTAGGATTATTTACTCAACCATTATCATTCATTGGTTTGCCTGTTTTATCAGTGCCAATTCAACGCTCAAATGCTTTACCGTTGGGAGTACAATTAGTAGCCGCACCCTATCATGAAGAACTAATTTTACGAGTTGCAGCAGTTTTAGAAGCAAGGGGTGTGATATCAGCACCTGTTGTATAG
- the uppS gene encoding polyprenyl diphosphate synthase: MLIPKHVGFIMDGNGRWATQRGLPRSEGHRAGIQHILTIIDICHNLGVEVVSAYVWSTENWERSQAEVQALMYSIQILGPQLAQKLHDRQVRIIHSGSRQGLSKAVLKVIDDAVQLTKDNGSRILNLAFNYGGRAELLQAVRRAIAQQTSPETITEKTIADSLYTVGLPDVDLIIRSGGDKRMSNFLLWQSAHAWLYFAENYWPALSQHDIEQAIKSFDQGLVRRQNDI; encoded by the coding sequence ATGCTTATTCCCAAACACGTTGGTTTTATTATGGATGGTAATGGACGCTGGGCAACTCAGCGTGGACTTCCTCGTAGTGAAGGTCATCGTGCAGGCATACAACACATTCTTACAATAATAGATATTTGTCACAATCTAGGTGTGGAAGTAGTCTCAGCTTATGTCTGGTCAACAGAAAACTGGGAGCGATCCCAAGCTGAAGTTCAGGCTCTCATGTATAGCATTCAAATCTTAGGGCCACAACTAGCTCAAAAACTACACGATAGGCAAGTGCGTATTATCCACAGTGGTAGCCGACAAGGTTTATCCAAAGCAGTACTTAAAGTTATCGATGATGCTGTGCAATTGACAAAAGATAACGGTTCCCGAATTCTTAACCTCGCTTTTAATTACGGTGGACGAGCAGAGTTGCTTCAAGCAGTCCGTCGAGCGATCGCTCAGCAAACCTCACCAGAAACCATTACAGAAAAGACAATCGCAGACTCTTTGTATACAGTTGGACTCCCCGATGTAGATTTAATCATTCGTTCGGGTGGTGACAAACGTATGAGCAACTTTCTTCTGTGGCAGAGCGCCCATGCGTGGTTATACTTTGCTGAGAACTACTGGCCTGCACTTTCGCAGCACGATATTGAGCAAGCCATCAAAAGTTTTGACCAAGGATTGGTAAGACGTCAGAATGATATTTAA
- a CDS encoding glutaminase: MRKLETLTPTELLACIQHAKLQASQGRVADRIPRLAVANSHWFAVHICCASGKSFSVGDTSCVFPLMSAIKPFSLLYLLEHLGVEMVFEWVGIEPSHASFNSLEQLIADGGYPRNPMINSGAITLADKLPGKDASDRTQKFCQWLNQIAGCQFKLDEVMLASVRSAGSQTNRAISQYLAQAGYVNDLEAALDTYEQICCLSGKVEYLARLGKLLACESGLVSPQHRQIVNTLMFSCGLYEDSFLYALRIGLPMKSGISGTLLAIVPTEGAIACYSPPLDPAGNPVAALGFVEALSQRLRLSIFAG, from the coding sequence TTGAGAAAACTGGAAACCCTTACTCCCACTGAGTTATTAGCCTGCATACAACATGCCAAATTGCAAGCATCTCAAGGACGAGTTGCCGATCGCATTCCGCGATTGGCTGTGGCTAATTCCCATTGGTTTGCAGTTCACATCTGCTGTGCATCAGGAAAAAGTTTCAGTGTCGGCGATACAAGTTGTGTTTTTCCGCTGATGAGTGCCATTAAGCCGTTTTCACTGCTGTATCTGCTAGAACATCTGGGAGTAGAGATGGTTTTTGAGTGGGTTGGCATTGAACCATCTCATGCTAGTTTCAATTCTCTAGAACAGCTAATTGCTGATGGCGGCTATCCCCGCAATCCGATGATCAATAGTGGGGCAATTACTCTCGCTGATAAATTACCAGGAAAAGACGCTAGCGATCGCACTCAAAAATTCTGTCAATGGCTGAATCAAATCGCAGGTTGTCAGTTCAAGTTAGATGAAGTCATGCTCGCTTCGGTACGTTCAGCAGGCTCTCAAACTAATCGAGCGATTAGCCAATATCTTGCCCAAGCTGGATATGTAAATGATTTAGAAGCTGCTCTTGACACATACGAACAGATATGCTGTCTATCTGGAAAGGTAGAATACTTAGCCCGTTTGGGAAAGCTTTTGGCTTGTGAAAGTGGATTGGTATCACCGCAGCATCGTCAGATTGTCAACACGCTGATGTTTAGCTGTGGACTGTATGAGGATTCTTTTTTGTATGCTTTGCGGATTGGTCTACCGATGAAATCAGGTATCAGCGGTACACTTTTGGCAATAGTACCAACAGAGGGAGCGATCGCCTGTTACAGTCCTCCTTTAGATCCTGCGGGTAATCCTGTAGCAGCACTTGGCTTTGTCGAAGCTTTATCTCAACGGTTGCGGTTGAGTATCTTTGCAGGCTAG
- a CDS encoding KGK domain-containing protein has product MVVAQYKLTSFDIDMSDKIIPLDCDDVVLLGNDTFKASRLKELVDKQIRQRLHRCVYESNSLEPGISIFELFNLISLSEHHIKLREIQYKYVINCQVLRIGSQGWQKGKLNIEVCILSLDPNLNQIYLEFYPEEAIEYDPIFDDICKIIAEN; this is encoded by the coding sequence GTGGTTGTTGCCCAATACAAACTAACTTCGTTTGATATTGATATGAGCGATAAAATTATACCGCTAGATTGTGATGATGTTGTACTTTTGGGAAATGATACATTTAAAGCTAGTAGACTAAAAGAGCTAGTAGATAAACAAATTAGACAAAGATTACACCGATGCGTTTATGAATCTAATAGTCTTGAACCTGGTATTTCTATATTTGAATTATTTAATTTAATATCTCTGAGTGAACATCATATCAAACTACGTGAAATTCAATACAAGTATGTGATAAATTGCCAAGTATTAAGAATTGGCAGTCAAGGGTGGCAGAAAGGAAAACTAAATATAGAGGTATGTATTTTATCTCTTGATCCTAATCTGAATCAAATTTATTTGGAATTTTACCCTGAAGAAGCGATTGAATATGACCCTATTTTCGATGATATTTGCAAAATCATCGCTGAAAATTAG
- a CDS encoding thioredoxin-like domain-containing protein, whose amino-acid sequence MTPRVRAPELPQNYAWLNTEKPLSLQQLRGRVIILDFWTYCCINCLHVLPDLKYLEQKYKDSLTVIGVHSAKFDNEKEIDNIRQAILRYDIEHPVLVDSGFRVWQSYAVRAWPTLMVIDPEGYVVNYVSGEGNRDFLDQLIDKLIHQHQEKGTINFQQLQLTLEKQRQSLITPLAFPGKVLATTAGLFIADSGHHRLVMSTLDGEVLDLIGTGKPGLTDGSFHEAQFFAPQGMTFDAENQILYVADTENHALRRVDLKRQVVETIAGTGEQSRNIHPHSGNGLETALNSPWNLQKVGNSLFIAMAGPHQIWEMDLESKIVKTYAGTGAEGCVDGTLTESAFAQPSGITTDGKELYIADSEVSSIRGIGLVEPKQVRTVCGSGALFGFGDVDGQGSDARLQHCLGVEYAQNYLWVADTYNHKIKLVSPITGNCQTVLGNGAADLQDGQGKNSSFYEPSGLSVTGSYLYIADTNNHAIRRVDLDTFTVTTLQFSGLCAPDICIPN is encoded by the coding sequence ATGACTCCCCGTGTAAGAGCGCCAGAACTACCGCAAAACTATGCTTGGCTTAATACCGAAAAACCCCTGTCCCTTCAGCAACTCCGGGGTAGAGTCATAATTTTAGACTTTTGGACATACTGCTGTATCAACTGTTTGCATGTTCTTCCAGATCTGAAATATTTAGAACAGAAATACAAAGATAGCCTCACAGTTATTGGCGTACACAGCGCTAAATTTGACAACGAAAAGGAAATAGACAACATCCGCCAAGCCATTCTACGCTACGACATCGAACACCCAGTTTTAGTAGATAGTGGTTTCAGAGTTTGGCAAAGTTATGCCGTGCGTGCTTGGCCTACCTTGATGGTGATCGATCCAGAAGGATACGTAGTTAATTACGTATCTGGAGAAGGTAATCGTGATTTTTTAGATCAACTAATAGACAAATTAATTCACCAACACCAAGAGAAAGGCACTATTAACTTTCAACAACTGCAACTAACTTTAGAAAAACAACGCCAATCATTAATTACACCGCTTGCTTTCCCAGGTAAAGTCTTAGCAACAACAGCAGGATTGTTCATCGCTGACTCTGGACACCACCGCTTGGTTATGAGTACCTTGGACGGAGAAGTTTTGGATTTGATTGGTACAGGAAAACCTGGGTTAACTGATGGTTCCTTTCACGAAGCGCAATTTTTTGCACCTCAAGGAATGACATTTGATGCAGAAAATCAGATTTTATATGTTGCTGATACAGAAAATCATGCGCTGCGACGTGTAGACTTGAAGCGCCAAGTAGTGGAAACCATTGCTGGAACAGGTGAACAAAGCCGCAATATCCATCCGCATAGTGGTAATGGTTTAGAAACAGCGCTTAATTCTCCTTGGAATTTACAAAAGGTAGGAAATAGTTTGTTTATTGCAATGGCAGGCCCGCACCAAATTTGGGAAATGGACTTAGAAAGTAAAATCGTCAAAACCTATGCTGGTACGGGTGCGGAAGGTTGTGTGGATGGCACACTTACCGAATCTGCCTTTGCTCAACCCAGTGGCATTACTACAGATGGGAAAGAATTATACATTGCTGACAGCGAAGTTAGTTCTATTCGAGGTATCGGACTAGTAGAACCAAAACAAGTACGAACCGTTTGCGGTAGCGGTGCATTATTTGGTTTTGGTGATGTTGATGGACAAGGTTCTGATGCGAGGTTGCAACACTGCTTGGGAGTAGAATACGCTCAGAATTACTTGTGGGTTGCCGATACTTACAACCACAAAATTAAATTAGTAAGTCCTATTACAGGTAATTGTCAAACAGTATTAGGAAATGGTGCAGCCGATCTGCAAGACGGTCAAGGTAAAAATAGCAGTTTTTATGAACCTTCAGGACTGAGTGTTACTGGTTCTTATTTATATATTGCTGATACTAATAATCATGCTATTCGTCGTGTAGATTTAGATACTTTCACAGTAACAACATTACAATTTTCTGGCTTGTGCGCTCCAGATATATGTATTCCAAATTGA
- a CDS encoding DUF4089 domain-containing protein: MESQGFDAGEYVEQMAALLDLQLPDEYRDGVVANFERIRAIAQVVNSFPLPEEVEVAPVFEP, from the coding sequence ATGGAAAGTCAAGGTTTTGATGCAGGTGAATATGTTGAACAAATGGCTGCGTTGTTGGATTTACAATTGCCTGATGAGTATCGGGATGGGGTGGTAGCAAATTTTGAGAGAATTAGAGCGATCGCCCAAGTGGTAAATTCCTTTCCTCTACCTGAAGAAGTTGAAGTAGCACCCGTGTTTGAACCATGA